One part of the Perognathus longimembris pacificus isolate PPM17 chromosome 10, ASM2315922v1, whole genome shotgun sequence genome encodes these proteins:
- the LOC125357999 gene encoding protein tyrosine phosphatase type IVA 1-like isoform X1 — protein MARMNRPAPVEVRYKNMRFLITHNSINVTLNKFIKELKKYGVTTIVRVCEGTYDTTLVEKEGIHVLNWPFDSGSPPSNQIVDDWLSLVKIKFREEPGCCTAVHCVAGLGRAPFIRQKRHGAFNSKKHLEKYQPKMRLCFKDANNHRNNCCIQ, from the exons ATGGCTCGAATGAACCGCCCTGCTCCTGTGGAAGTCAGGTACAAGAACATGAGATTCCTTATTACACACAATTCAATCAATGTGACCTTAAACAAGTTTATTAAGGAACTTAAGAAGTATGGAGTTACCACAATTGTAAGAGTATGTGAAGGAACTTATGACACTACTCTGGTGGAGAAAGAAGGCATCCATGTTCTCAATTGGCCTTTTGATAGTGGCTCACCACCTTCTAACCAGATTGTTGATGACTGGTTAagtcttgtaaaaataaaatttcgtGAAGAACCTGGTTGCTGTACTGCAGTGCATTGTGTTGCAGGCCTTGGGAGAGCTCCA TTCATAAGACAAAAGCGACATGGAGCATTTAACAGCAAGAAGCATTTGGAAAAGTACCAACCTAAAATGCGGCTA
- the LOC125357999 gene encoding protein tyrosine phosphatase type IVA 1-like isoform X2 yields the protein MARMNRPAPVEVRYKNMRFLITHNSINVTLNKFIKELKKYGVTTIVRVCEGTYDTTLVEKEGIHVLNWPFDSGSPPSNQIVDDWLSLVKIKFREEPGCCTAVHCVAGLGRAPVLAALALIEVGMKYEDAV from the coding sequence ATGGCTCGAATGAACCGCCCTGCTCCTGTGGAAGTCAGGTACAAGAACATGAGATTCCTTATTACACACAATTCAATCAATGTGACCTTAAACAAGTTTATTAAGGAACTTAAGAAGTATGGAGTTACCACAATTGTAAGAGTATGTGAAGGAACTTATGACACTACTCTGGTGGAGAAAGAAGGCATCCATGTTCTCAATTGGCCTTTTGATAGTGGCTCACCACCTTCTAACCAGATTGTTGATGACTGGTTAagtcttgtaaaaataaaatttcgtGAAGAACCTGGTTGCTGTACTGCAGTGCATTGTGTTGCAGGCCTTGGGAGAGCTCCAGTGCTTGCTGCCCTGGCACTAATTGAAGTTGGAATGAAATATGAAGATGCAGTATAG